A single region of the Candidatus Cloacimonadaceae bacterium genome encodes:
- a CDS encoding DNA-binding protein: protein MKATTYEACRRVQKSARCDKILGVTRVTPKPKREWQQLKLITREIKEHVTPSVGVTNRDLLGVTSKRAKFVTATVIQGGIYIMGLRMSKKKITAIWLTIERVGELKGCSNRTVWRYINEKQLKTHKQYVKSGMRKINKTFALTNPELYDLEIARCDTQYVIPSEFVEAEIEVDGKLLVSALIYGYTPVDGENGGSDELL, encoded by the coding sequence ATGAAAGCGACCACTTACGAGGCATGCAGACGAGTGCAAAAAAGTGCTCGGTGTGACAAAATACTCGGTGTGACACGTGTCACACCGAAGCCCAAACGGGAATGGCAGCAGTTAAAGCTAATAACGAGAGAGATTAAGGAGCATGTCACACCGAGCGTCGGTGTGACAAACAGAGATTTGCTCGGTGTGACATCAAAAAGAGCCAAATTTGTCACAGCGACGGTTATTCAAGGTGGAATCTACATAATGGGATTGAGAATGAGCAAAAAGAAGATTACGGCGATCTGGCTTACCATAGAACGGGTGGGAGAACTCAAGGGTTGTTCAAATAGGACAGTCTGGCGATACATCAATGAAAAGCAGCTGAAGACACACAAACAGTACGTAAAGTCCGGGATGCGGAAGATCAATAAGACCTTCGCCTTAACCAACCCGGAACTCTATGATCTGGAAATTGCCCGGTGTGACACTCAATATGTCATACCGAGTGAGTTTGTGGAAGCCGAGATTGAAGTGGACGGCAAGTTATTAGTCAGTGCCCTGATCTATGGATATACACCGGTTGATGGCGAAAATGGAGGTTCAGATGAGCTTCTATAA
- a CDS encoding S24 family peptidase has translation MTIGDRIQTLIKSMKLKQWEFAEKFGVSKNSIIRYKTNDRFPDSEFLLKLADEKVNINWVLKGEGPMLIPGPWEQDNSIKRNQRYQIVGGRQLLIDEFGDTYIRSAVFPILAEISAGTASEAIEEKDSRKQIEIPDSYIPRGASQYMAFLVRGSSMAPQIRNEDIVLIYKTIDWDWADGQICAVRVDGGITLKRVKLDHKRATLVLEPLKSDFNTLILDEDQTRDVFLIGTLAVQLRLCGTDLIY, from the coding sequence ATGACCATAGGTGACCGTATCCAAACCCTTATCAAATCAATGAAATTGAAGCAGTGGGAATTTGCCGAAAAATTCGGTGTTTCTAAGAACTCAATCATCCGCTATAAGACGAATGATCGCTTCCCCGACTCCGAATTTCTGCTCAAATTGGCAGACGAAAAGGTGAACATCAACTGGGTTTTGAAGGGTGAAGGACCGATGCTGATCCCAGGTCCCTGGGAGCAAGACAACTCCATCAAACGCAACCAGCGGTATCAGATTGTCGGAGGCAGACAGCTACTAATTGATGAATTTGGAGATACTTACATTCGCTCCGCAGTTTTCCCAATCTTGGCGGAAATTTCCGCCGGAACAGCCTCCGAAGCGATTGAGGAGAAGGACAGCCGCAAACAGATTGAAATACCAGATAGTTACATCCCCAGAGGCGCTTCTCAGTACATGGCATTCTTAGTCAGAGGCAGCAGCATGGCTCCGCAGATCAGAAATGAAGATATCGTATTGATCTACAAGACGATAGACTGGGATTGGGCGGATGGTCAAATCTGTGCCGTGAGAGTGGATGGAGGGATCACTCTGAAACGTGTAAAGTTAGATCACAAGAGGGCTACGCTGGTACTCGAACCCCTTAAATCAGACTTTAATACTCTTATCTTAGACGAGGATCAGACGAGGGACGTTTTTCTGATCGGCACACTTGCAGTCCAACTGCGCCTTTGTGGAACTGACCTAATTTACTGA
- a CDS encoding MFS transporter, whose product MKRLKHLFVSLQVRNYRLFFMGQGVSLIGTWMQRMTMGWFVYRLTDSAFLLGWVSFLSMIPSVAISPFAGAWADRWNRHHTMIFTQIAFFVQASILSVAVLTGYINAGRLWPLYALSLMLGIIEAVDAPIRQSFVIDLVSKRSLLPNAIATNSAMFNGARLIGPMVGGALIVAFGEGICFSINALSYLPVIGTLLMIRIVYPKVQISKESTISKIVAGWKYSYRNFPIRYLIMNLGIFTLFGMSYATLMPVFARDALHGTARTQGLLMSAAGIGALSGSFYLASRKTIKGLTQTMIIMASLVSIALIVFSFSTSIYHSMILMLVIGLGMMMQMASTNTLIQSIVDDEMRGRVLSIYTMAFMSMSPFGSLLVGSLSSKFGARVTLIISAGICLLWSIIGLRLVPQIVRDIFRMLINNKNTEIYRPRPVILSVNPAER is encoded by the coding sequence ATGAAACGTCTCAAACATCTCTTTGTATCCCTGCAAGTGAGAAACTACCGCCTCTTTTTCATGGGGCAGGGCGTCTCGCTGATCGGCACTTGGATGCAGAGAATGACGATGGGCTGGTTTGTGTATAGGCTGACTGATTCGGCATTTCTATTGGGCTGGGTGAGTTTCCTGAGCATGATTCCTTCGGTGGCGATCAGCCCCTTTGCCGGAGCCTGGGCGGATCGATGGAACAGGCACCACACGATGATTTTCACCCAGATCGCTTTCTTTGTGCAAGCCTCGATCCTCTCGGTCGCGGTTTTGACCGGATACATCAATGCCGGTCGGCTTTGGCCGCTCTACGCACTCAGCCTGATGCTGGGAATCATCGAAGCGGTGGACGCGCCGATCCGCCAAAGCTTCGTGATCGATCTGGTTTCCAAACGCAGCCTTTTACCAAACGCGATTGCCACCAATTCCGCGATGTTCAACGGCGCCAGACTGATCGGGCCGATGGTGGGCGGAGCATTGATCGTCGCTTTCGGAGAGGGAATCTGTTTCAGCATCAACGCTCTCTCCTATCTTCCGGTGATCGGCACGCTATTGATGATCCGCATCGTCTATCCGAAAGTTCAAATCAGCAAGGAATCGACTATTAGTAAGATCGTCGCCGGCTGGAAATACTCCTATCGCAATTTCCCCATCCGCTATCTGATCATGAATCTGGGGATTTTCACTCTCTTTGGGATGTCCTATGCCACACTGATGCCGGTTTTTGCCCGCGACGCTCTTCATGGCACAGCACGCACTCAGGGCTTGTTGATGTCCGCAGCCGGGATCGGAGCGCTCTCCGGATCTTTCTATCTGGCATCGCGAAAGACGATCAAGGGTCTCACCCAGACGATGATCATCATGGCGTCTTTGGTCAGCATCGCATTGATCGTGTTTTCTTTTTCCACGAGCATCTATCACAGCATGATCCTGATGCTGGTCATCGGGTTGGGGATGATGATGCAAATGGCATCGACAAACACCTTGATCCAATCCATCGTGGACGATGAAATGCGCGGCAGAGTCCTGAGCATCTACACGATGGCGTTTATGTCCATGTCCCCCTTTGGAAGTCTCTTGGTGGGTTCGCTCTCCAGCAAATTCGGTGCCCGTGTGACGTTGATCATTTCTGCAGGTATCTGTCTGTTGTGGTCGATCATTGGGCTGCGTCTCGTTCCACAGATAGTCAGAGATATCTTTCGCATGCTGATCAACAACAAAAATACTGAAATCTATCGTCCGCGCCCCGTTATCTTGAGCGTGAATCCGGCGGAACGATGA
- the hslU gene encoding ATP-dependent protease ATPase subunit HslU codes for MSLSPEKLTPARIVFELDKYIIGQHKAKRCVAIALRNRWRRQQVLGEMQQEIIPNNIILIGPTGVGKTEIARRLSRLANAPFIKVEASKFTEVGYVGRDVESMVRELMNNAVNQVRHQMLEECAEHARALAIAQVLDILVPGSSADHRNKPNQQAYERKQRTRAKMQDMLLAGKLDQREIEFKTETNPAALEIITPVSMEMFDFDINDMMSNLFPSGKKDKRQRMNVPDAINFFTDREANRMINKEKVVELARYAVENNGIIFIDELDKIAVTDRSGGIDVSRSGVQRDLLPIVEGSSVPTKYGSVDTAHILFIAAGAFHSAKPSDLIPELQGRFPIRVELHSLSQADFERILKEPENALTKQYTALFASENVQLTFAPAAIKEIAHFAALANEKMEDIGARRLHTIMNALLEEYLFSLPDDQVTKISITGKFVQNKLSPLIESEDLSRFIL; via the coding sequence ATGAGCCTTTCTCCTGAGAAACTCACTCCCGCCAGAATCGTTTTCGAGCTGGATAAATATATCATCGGACAGCACAAGGCAAAGCGCTGCGTTGCCATCGCCCTGCGCAACCGGTGGCGTCGTCAACAGGTTTTGGGAGAGATGCAGCAGGAGATTATCCCAAACAATATCATCCTGATCGGACCCACGGGAGTGGGGAAGACGGAAATCGCCCGCCGGCTTTCAAGGCTTGCCAATGCGCCCTTCATCAAGGTGGAGGCATCCAAATTCACCGAAGTGGGCTATGTGGGAAGAGACGTCGAATCCATGGTGCGCGAACTGATGAACAACGCCGTCAATCAGGTGCGACATCAAATGTTGGAAGAATGCGCGGAACACGCACGCGCCCTTGCCATTGCCCAAGTGCTGGACATTCTCGTGCCAGGCTCCTCGGCAGATCACCGCAACAAACCGAATCAACAGGCTTATGAACGCAAACAGCGCACCCGCGCCAAAATGCAGGATATGCTTCTGGCAGGAAAGCTCGATCAACGCGAGATAGAATTTAAAACCGAAACCAATCCCGCTGCCCTGGAGATCATCACGCCGGTCAGCATGGAGATGTTTGATTTTGATATCAACGACATGATGTCCAATCTTTTTCCCAGTGGTAAAAAAGATAAGCGCCAGCGCATGAACGTGCCTGATGCGATCAACTTTTTTACGGACAGAGAAGCCAACCGAATGATCAACAAGGAAAAGGTGGTGGAGCTTGCCCGCTACGCAGTGGAAAATAACGGCATCATCTTTATCGACGAGCTGGACAAGATCGCCGTCACTGATCGCAGTGGAGGCATAGACGTTTCCCGCAGCGGCGTCCAGAGAGACTTGCTCCCCATTGTGGAGGGCTCCAGCGTACCTACCAAATATGGTTCTGTGGATACCGCGCATATCCTTTTCATCGCCGCGGGCGCCTTTCACTCCGCGAAACCATCGGATCTGATCCCCGAACTTCAGGGTAGGTTTCCGATCAGGGTGGAGCTTCACAGCCTGTCCCAAGCAGATTTTGAGCGTATCCTGAAAGAACCGGAAAACGCACTGACGAAGCAATACACAGCTCTCTTTGCTTCCGAAAACGTGCAGCTAACTTTTGCCCCCGCCGCCATCAAAGAGATCGCTCATTTTGCCGCGCTCGCCAATGAAAAGATGGAAGATATCGGCGCACGCAGGCTACATACCATCATGAACGCCCTTTTGGAAGAATATCTCTTCAGCTTGCCGGATGACCAGGTCACGAAGATCAGCATCACCGGCAAATTCGTGCAAAACAAGCTCAGCCCCTTGATCGAGAGCGAAGACCTCTCCCGTTTTATTCTCTGA
- the tilS gene encoding tRNA lysidine(34) synthetase TilS: protein MRVLDLCLKKLHNYLREKQLVKAGDKVLIGISGGADSMAMAYLFSRVRSLMHITLLAVHINHQLRGEESDLDEDFVKGFCLDLNLPLIVRRIKLAGGGDLENRARVKRFEVFHQLLDIYRFDRIALAHHKNDQAETMLMNLMRGAGINGLAGIKPKSGAVVHPMLCFGKEEILELLSDELIPWREDSTNRDSSHRRNFIRGEILPLLSEKINPRLVENLAMQAEIFQAAEELLKARSIKHLKRINIEQGSGRLVLNILQLMALNSIERYYLLRLAYSSLSGNEADFFRHSYASIIALLDSKGSKELSLAHGVIVRKQYQELHLTLETGDEKHDEEPLIVEEDRTRVVYLDHRFSFKHLRVLPRVGEYDKNVIVLDSDKISFPIQIRSRKPGDRFQPTGMTGFKKLKDFFIDEKVPKYERDNIPVFDDGEKIIWIAGYRVDQRVCVDEHSSRFLQIVAEPVHEKPKRAASRKKDSGGDHGSNEL from the coding sequence ATGCGCGTGCTGGACTTATGCCTGAAGAAATTGCATAACTATCTGCGGGAAAAGCAGTTGGTCAAAGCCGGAGACAAAGTGCTGATCGGCATTTCCGGAGGTGCGGATTCGATGGCTATGGCATATCTATTTTCGCGAGTGCGTTCTCTCATGCATATTACTTTGTTAGCGGTGCATATCAATCATCAATTGCGGGGAGAGGAAAGCGACCTGGATGAAGACTTCGTCAAAGGGTTTTGCTTGGATTTGAATCTTCCTTTGATCGTGCGCAGGATCAAGCTTGCCGGCGGTGGAGACCTTGAAAACCGCGCCCGGGTAAAACGCTTTGAAGTCTTCCATCAGCTTTTGGATATCTATCGCTTTGATCGGATCGCGCTGGCGCATCACAAAAACGATCAGGCGGAAACGATGTTGATGAACCTTATGCGCGGAGCCGGGATCAACGGATTGGCGGGGATCAAACCCAAGAGTGGCGCCGTCGTTCATCCGATGCTTTGCTTTGGCAAAGAGGAGATTCTGGAGCTTTTGAGCGATGAGTTGATCCCCTGGCGGGAAGATAGCACAAACCGGGATTCCAGCCATCGCAGAAACTTTATCCGAGGCGAGATCTTGCCGCTCTTGAGTGAAAAGATCAATCCCCGTCTGGTGGAAAATCTTGCCATGCAAGCGGAGATATTCCAAGCCGCGGAGGAACTACTCAAAGCGCGCAGCATCAAACATTTGAAGAGAATCAACATCGAACAGGGAAGCGGCAGGCTGGTGCTCAACATTCTGCAGCTCATGGCTTTAAACTCGATCGAACGCTATTATCTTTTACGGCTTGCATATTCAAGTTTAAGCGGGAACGAGGCAGATTTCTTTCGCCACAGCTATGCTTCCATCATCGCGCTTTTGGATTCCAAGGGCTCAAAAGAGCTTTCCCTGGCGCATGGCGTGATCGTGAGAAAGCAATACCAAGAGCTGCACCTAACGCTGGAGACCGGAGATGAAAAACACGACGAAGAACCGCTCATTGTGGAAGAAGACCGGACGCGTGTAGTCTATCTGGATCATCGTTTCAGCTTCAAACACCTGCGGGTTCTGCCTCGCGTAGGTGAATATGACAAAAACGTCATCGTTCTGGACTCGGACAAAATCAGCTTTCCCATCCAGATCAGATCCCGCAAGCCGGGCGATCGCTTTCAACCTACCGGTATGACGGGTTTTAAAAAACTCAAGGACTTTTTTATTGACGAAAAAGTCCCCAAATATGAACGGGATAACATACCCGTCTTTGATGACGGGGAAAAGATAATCTGGATCGCGGGCTATCGCGTTGATCAGCGAGTTTGCGTCGATGAACACAGCAGCAGGTTTTTGCAGATCGTGGCGGAGCCCGTTCACGAAAAGCCAAAACGTGCCGCAAGCAGAAAAAAAGACTCTGGAGGAGACCATGGATCAAATGAATTGTGA
- a CDS encoding polyphenol oxidase family protein, whose amino-acid sequence MKSFSHLGCHLPDYRSIMHAQSDFYIGEKLIPCSKIVIAEQTHSDLIHVCTVDDSGAGFGDHPQISVADGMITHIPNQYLLIRTADCTPVLFLDRKNRAVGAVHSGREGTRKNIAGKAVKLMQDQYGCQPQDLTVHIGAGVCADHYKVSNSIWDEFNDSMVQNGVKPLFNSECHIDIRLCIFQQLILAGIPYRNIEQEFICTHESPRHFSFRRDGSRNRQINLVGIEYD is encoded by the coding sequence ATGAAGAGCTTTTCCCATCTTGGGTGTCACCTTCCTGATTATCGCAGTATCATGCACGCGCAAAGCGATTTTTACATCGGAGAAAAGCTCATTCCGTGTTCGAAAATAGTGATCGCAGAACAAACCCACTCCGATCTCATCCATGTCTGCACTGTTGATGACAGCGGAGCCGGTTTCGGAGACCATCCTCAGATATCCGTGGCGGACGGAATGATCACCCATATTCCGAATCAATATCTTTTGATCCGCACCGCGGATTGCACACCGGTGCTGTTTCTGGATCGAAAAAACCGGGCGGTGGGAGCAGTGCACAGCGGTCGCGAAGGCACGCGCAAAAACATTGCCGGCAAAGCGGTGAAACTGATGCAGGATCAATATGGCTGCCAACCCCAAGATCTGACTGTCCATATCGGTGCCGGGGTCTGCGCTGACCATTATAAAGTAAGCAATTCCATTTGGGACGAATTCAATGATTCCATGGTGCAGAACGGTGTGAAGCCGCTTTTTAACAGCGAATGCCATATTGACATCCGGCTTTGCATCTTCCAACAACTGATCCTCGCCGGAATACCCTATCGGAACATCGAACAGGAATTCATCTGCACCCACGAATCTCCGCGGCATTTTTCTTTCAGACGGGACGGCTCCCGCAACCGTCAAATAAACTTAGTCGGGATCGAATATGACTGA
- the hpt gene encoding hypoxanthine phosphoribosyltransferase, whose translation MNCDISAVLFDEYKIQTRIREIGLEISTEYKGRNPVLIGILKGGFVFLADLVRSITIPIEIDFLAISSYGAGTTTSGVVKIRKDIDCDVSGRDVIIVEDIVDSGLSLQYIKDYIWKHEPRTLRTCVLLDKPKAHKLEVTFDYTGFEIGNEFVVGYGLDFNEKYRNLPYIGILKEELYS comes from the coding sequence ATGAATTGTGACATCTCGGCAGTGCTGTTTGACGAATATAAAATTCAGACCCGCATCCGCGAGATCGGTTTGGAGATTTCCACCGAATACAAAGGCAGAAATCCCGTGTTGATCGGCATTCTCAAAGGCGGATTCGTGTTTTTGGCGGATCTGGTGCGCAGCATCACCATTCCCATCGAAATAGATTTTCTGGCGATCTCGAGCTATGGCGCTGGAACCACCACCTCAGGCGTGGTCAAGATCCGTAAGGATATCGATTGCGATGTTTCCGGTCGCGACGTCATCATCGTTGAAGACATCGTGGATTCCGGGCTTTCGTTGCAATATATCAAGGATTACATCTGGAAGCATGAACCCCGCACCCTTCGCACCTGCGTGTTGCTGGATAAACCCAAGGCACACAAGCTGGAAGTGACATTTGACTATACCGGTTTCGAGATCGGCAACGAATTCGTGGTCGGTTATGGCTTGGATTTTAACGAAAAATACCGCAACCTGCCCTATATCGGCATTCTCAAGGAAGAGCTTTATTCATGA
- the hslV gene encoding ATP-dependent protease subunit HslV: protein MSTFHGTTIIGIHRKGHTAICGDGQVTLGDAVMKAHAVKIRKIFDGKVIIGFAGATADAFTLFEKFEERLKSNKGNLRKAAVDLARDWRTDKYLRRLEAMLVAGDGSGILVISGVGDVLEPDDGIAAIGSGGNYALAAARALASNTKLDNKSIVVEAIRIASGICIYTNNNYIVEEI from the coding sequence ATGAGCACTTTTCACGGCACCACCATCATCGGCATTCACCGTAAAGGGCATACCGCCATTTGCGGAGACGGACAAGTGACCCTTGGCGACGCGGTGATGAAAGCCCACGCAGTCAAGATTCGCAAGATCTTCGACGGCAAGGTGATCATCGGTTTTGCAGGCGCCACCGCAGATGCCTTCACTCTCTTTGAAAAGTTTGAAGAACGCCTCAAAAGCAACAAAGGCAATCTCCGCAAAGCGGCGGTCGATCTTGCCAGGGATTGGCGCACGGATAAATATCTGCGCCGCCTTGAAGCAATGCTCGTGGCAGGAGACGGCAGCGGGATTCTCGTGATTAGCGGAGTGGGGGACGTGTTGGAGCCGGATGACGGAATCGCGGCAATCGGCTCCGGAGGAAATTATGCTCTCGCGGCGGCACGCGCTTTGGCATCCAATACCAAGCTGGATAACAAAAGCATCGTCGTTGAGGCGATCCGCATCGCGTCCGGCATCTGTATCTATACCAATAATAACTATATCGTTGAGGAAATATGA
- the ftsH gene encoding ATP-dependent zinc metalloprotease FtsH produces the protein MNFRIDKPLGGIRLRMLVPLLILMLTIGIVYGETAVAESLAPPVSSDAVIDGAAKIDPAAQKKAPLSETAPEGVFEDFNKLLRWFVIALLVISVFSGIRILILKKRVGKGTPIQKLPTDSKIPDEKDKPRLMDTGLKKVKRSPFSLTFVFIMIMVAIVFYHTWSSSRPQIIKESYTMFINRISGGEITRVEFTERDILYTDIAKKKYISTMPFDNPVLVDSLLARQITVITKKPSRWAGLLTYMLPFLILIIFWFFFLRGMNSQNSKAFSFGKSKARLHEASKSMITFKDVAGVDEAKEELQEIVEFLKDPKKFQRLGGRIPRGVLLVGRPGTGKTLLAKAVSGEAGVPFFSISGSDFVEMFVGVGAARVRDLFEQAKKSSPCITFIDEIDAVGRHRGTGLGGGHDEREQTLNQLLVEMDGFEPNEAVIIIAATNRPDILDPALLRPGRFDRQVTVDLPDIKGRTEILKVHAAKVPLGEDVHLELIARGTPGFSGADLANIVNEAALIAARKNKQHLEMHDFEEAKDKLILGKEKKSRVIPEEDKRLTAYHEIGHVLTSVFQDKTEPVHKVSIIPRGFTAGATHFLQTDRTGYSRSYLMQIMVELLGGRAAEEIVFGDLTTGAGNDLERVTDIAKKMVCTWGMSDKVGPMTIGKDQGEVYLGKDILAREIHSNETAQMVDSEIRHFVSHAHDKALSILKKYRDLLEVMANELFEKETLGTDDIFAMILKHVGEDETALVNAKYKKAQELKFEHSDRIDIERAKDDIEPAEPDSGEQT, from the coding sequence ATGAACTTTAGAATTGATAAACCATTGGGAGGCATCCGTTTGCGGATGCTTGTTCCGCTACTGATTTTGATGCTGACTATCGGCATTGTTTATGGCGAAACCGCTGTCGCGGAAAGCCTTGCGCCTCCTGTGTCAAGCGATGCCGTCATCGATGGAGCCGCCAAGATCGATCCCGCTGCGCAAAAGAAAGCACCCCTCAGTGAAACCGCTCCGGAAGGCGTGTTTGAAGATTTTAACAAGCTGCTGCGCTGGTTTGTGATCGCGCTATTAGTGATCTCGGTTTTCAGCGGCATCCGCATCTTGATTCTCAAAAAGCGCGTCGGAAAGGGAACACCAATTCAGAAGCTGCCGACGGACAGCAAGATACCGGACGAAAAGGACAAACCGCGTTTGATGGACACCGGACTGAAAAAGGTCAAGCGTTCCCCCTTCTCGCTCACCTTCGTCTTCATCATGATCATGGTGGCGATCGTGTTTTATCATACCTGGAGCTCCTCGCGACCGCAGATCATCAAGGAAAGCTACACCATGTTTATCAATCGCATTAGCGGTGGAGAGATCACTCGGGTGGAATTCACCGAACGGGACATCCTCTATACGGATATCGCCAAGAAAAAATACATCAGCACCATGCCTTTTGACAATCCGGTGTTGGTGGATAGCCTGCTGGCAAGACAGATCACAGTGATCACGAAGAAACCATCGCGATGGGCTGGTCTGCTCACTTATATGCTGCCGTTTCTGATCCTGATCATATTTTGGTTCTTTTTCCTGCGGGGGATGAATTCACAAAACTCCAAGGCATTCAGCTTTGGCAAGAGTAAAGCAAGGCTGCACGAAGCCAGCAAGAGCATGATCACCTTCAAGGATGTCGCCGGAGTGGATGAAGCGAAGGAAGAACTGCAGGAGATCGTGGAATTTCTCAAAGACCCAAAGAAGTTCCAACGTCTTGGGGGAAGAATTCCCCGCGGAGTGCTGCTCGTCGGCAGACCGGGAACGGGTAAGACCCTTTTGGCAAAAGCCGTTTCTGGAGAAGCGGGAGTGCCATTCTTCTCGATCAGCGGATCCGATTTTGTGGAAATGTTTGTAGGTGTGGGCGCTGCCAGAGTGCGGGATCTCTTTGAACAAGCGAAAAAAAGCTCACCCTGCATCACTTTCATCGACGAAATAGATGCCGTGGGCAGACATCGCGGCACCGGACTCGGGGGCGGACACGATGAACGCGAACAGACGCTGAATCAGCTTTTGGTGGAAATGGACGGATTTGAACCCAACGAAGCGGTGATCATCATCGCTGCCACCAACCGTCCGGATATTCTTGATCCGGCACTGTTGCGTCCCGGCAGATTCGATCGTCAGGTCACGGTCGATCTTCCGGATATCAAAGGACGCACGGAGATCCTCAAAGTGCATGCCGCCAAGGTTCCCCTGGGGGAAGATGTACACTTGGAATTGATCGCGCGCGGAACTCCAGGTTTCAGCGGCGCTGATCTTGCCAATATCGTCAATGAGGCGGCTTTGATCGCTGCGCGCAAAAATAAACAGCATCTCGAGATGCACGATTTTGAAGAAGCGAAGGACAAGCTCATTCTCGGCAAGGAAAAGAAGAGCCGCGTGATTCCCGAAGAGGACAAACGCCTCACCGCCTATCACGAGATCGGCCACGTGCTCACCAGCGTTTTTCAGGACAAGACGGAGCCGGTGCACAAAGTTTCAATCATACCCAGAGGTTTCACAGCCGGCGCCACGCACTTTTTACAGACGGATAGGACGGGATATTCGCGTAGCTATCTGATGCAAATCATGGTGGAGCTATTGGGCGGCAGAGCTGCCGAGGAGATCGTCTTTGGAGATCTGACCACAGGTGCCGGAAACGATCTTGAACGGGTGACGGACATTGCCAAGAAGATGGTCTGCACCTGGGGAATGAGCGACAAGGTCGGTCCCATGACCATCGGCAAAGACCAGGGCGAAGTGTATCTCGGCAAAGATATTCTGGCACGCGAAATTCACAGCAATGAGACCGCCCAAATGGTGGATTCCGAGATCCGCCACTTTGTATCTCATGCACATGATAAGGCTCTGAGCATCCTCAAGAAATACCGTGATCTTTTGGAAGTCATGGCAAACGAACTGTTTGAAAAAGAGACGCTGGGCACGGATGATATCTTTGCGATGATCTTGAAACACGTGGGTGAGGACGAGACAGCGCTCGTCAATGCCAAGTATAAAAAGGCGCAGGAATTGAAGTTTGAACACAGCGACCGCATCGACATCGAGCGCGCCAAGGATGACATCGAACCTGCGGAACCCGATTCCGGGGAGCAAACATGA